Proteins encoded within one genomic window of Triticum aestivum cultivar Chinese Spring chromosome 2D, IWGSC CS RefSeq v2.1, whole genome shotgun sequence:
- the LOC123050280 gene encoding uncharacterized protein: MGPKFANMRSPGAIMHFAQPSPDVYLVKTRMGERSTRASSSPLLSSAIATTMEKLLTVVCVSSLLLATLADDASSRSSLQHPSLDGLQGRVLGRKGREEPAHHHYRREGEHEEQHEVVPMGAESGEERKKGSWRNEDEEAVAAEGLISSADYSGVAMHGHSSPPAHKKHPRP; the protein is encoded by the exons ATGGGGCCTAAATTTGCAAATATGCGTAGCCCAGGCGCCATCATGCATTTTGCGCAACCATCGCCCGATGTGTACCTAGTAAAGACACGGATGGGAGAGCGTTCTACAAGAGCTTCCTCATCTCCATTATTGTCATCTGCCATAGCCACCACAATGGAAAAGCTGCTCACCGTAGTGTGTGTTTCAAGCCTTCTTCTAGCCACTCTTGCGGACGATGCCTCCTCCAGATCTTCTCTTCAGCACCCCTCCCTGGACGGTCTACAAGGTCGTGTTCTAGGTCGCAAAGGCAGAGAAGAACCGGCACACCACCATTACCGGCGTGAAGGCGAGCACGAGGAGCAGCATGAG GTGGTGCCTATGGGAGCGGAGAGTGGcgaagagaggaagaagggaagTTGGAGGAACGAGGACGAGGAGGCGGTTGCGGCGGAAGGGCTGATCTCCAGCGCGGACTACAGCGGCGTGGCCATGCACGGCCACAGCTCCCCGCCGGCGCACAAAAAGCATCCCAGGCCATAG